From Methanomassiliicoccales archaeon, a single genomic window includes:
- the porA gene encoding pyruvate ferredoxin oxidoreductase codes for MQNVAMNGDQAIALAWKQIDPDVVAAYPITPQTIIVEAFSEFVADGLVNTEYVCAESEHSAMSLCIGASAAGARVATATASAGLAFMWETLYIASGMRLPIVMAVANRALSGPINIHCDHSDAMGARDSGWIQLFGENVQEAYDDSLMAFRIAEHMDIRLPIMTCLDGFIVTHSLERLEALPDDVVKKFVGEFKWKRSLLDIKNPTTMGPFDWTDYYFEHKYQQAEAMKRVPAVVKSVSEEFAQLSGRKYDLIEPYKLDDADYALVAMGSTAGTLKEVVDGLRAEGKKVGSLKLRLFRPFPAEELAKTLEGLKGVAVLDRALSIGAAGPIFPELRSALFEAPKRPRITNYIYGLGGRDIKPEELRTVYNQLMHNQGETVNYLGVRA; via the coding sequence ATGCAGAACGTGGCCATGAACGGCGATCAGGCGATCGCACTGGCATGGAAGCAGATCGACCCGGACGTGGTGGCGGCGTACCCCATCACCCCCCAGACCATCATAGTAGAGGCGTTCTCGGAGTTCGTTGCCGACGGTCTAGTGAACACCGAATACGTGTGCGCGGAGTCAGAGCACAGCGCCATGAGCCTGTGCATCGGTGCATCCGCTGCCGGAGCGAGGGTAGCCACTGCAACCGCATCCGCTGGTCTGGCGTTCATGTGGGAGACGCTCTACATCGCCTCGGGCATGAGACTCCCCATCGTAATGGCGGTGGCGAACCGTGCGCTCAGCGGACCGATCAACATCCATTGCGATCATAGCGATGCCATGGGTGCTCGGGATTCGGGCTGGATCCAGCTCTTCGGGGAGAACGTGCAGGAGGCCTACGACGACTCACTGATGGCGTTCCGCATCGCCGAGCATATGGACATCCGACTACCGATCATGACCTGCCTGGACGGGTTCATCGTCACCCACTCGCTGGAGCGGCTCGAGGCGCTTCCCGATGACGTGGTCAAGAAGTTCGTGGGCGAGTTCAAATGGAAACGCTCCCTGCTGGACATCAAGAACCCCACCACCATGGGTCCGTTCGACTGGACCGACTACTATTTCGAGCACAAGTACCAGCAGGCGGAGGCGATGAAGCGCGTTCCCGCGGTGGTCAAGAGCGTGAGCGAGGAGTTCGCCCAGCTGAGCGGCAGGAAGTACGACCTCATCGAACCGTACAAGCTGGACGATGCCGACTACGCTTTGGTGGCCATGGGCTCGACCGCCGGCACCCTCAAGGAAGTGGTGGATGGGCTGCGGGCGGAGGGCAAGAAGGTAGGCAGCTTGAAACTGCGGCTGTTCCGGCCATTTCCCGCGGAGGAGTTGGCCAAGACCCTAGAAGGCCTGAAGGGAGTGGCGGTGCTGGACCGAGCGCTGAGCATCGGCGCGGCCGGTCCGATATTCCCCGAGCTCCGTTCAGCGTTGTTCGAGGCGCCCAAGAGGCCACGCATCACCAATTACATCTATGGATTGGGAGGGAGGGACATCAAGCCGGAGGAACTGCGCACGGTCTATAATCAGCTGATGCATAACCAGGGTGAGACGGTCAACTACCTGGGGGTGAGGGCGTGA
- a CDS encoding 4Fe-4S binding protein, with the protein MVNEKASELTEGAMITEPGSSRKYKTGDWRSKRPECDEDKCTNCLICWIYCPDNSIIVEKGKRVGFKLTHCKGCGICANQCPAKAITMKEEVA; encoded by the coding sequence ATGGTGAACGAGAAGGCCAGCGAGCTGACCGAGGGAGCGATGATCACCGAGCCCGGCAGCTCGCGCAAGTACAAGACGGGCGACTGGCGCTCCAAGAGGCCAGAGTGCGACGAGGACAAGTGCACCAATTGCCTCATCTGCTGGATATACTGTCCTGATAACAGCATAATCGTAGAGAAGGGAAAGAGGGTCGGTTTCAAGCTCACTCATTGCAAAGGCTGCGGCATCTGCGCGAACCAGTGTCCGGCCAAGGCGATCACCATGAAGGAGGAGGTGGCATAG
- a CDS encoding ABC transporter ATP-binding protein — protein MVATRLKVQGVEFGYKSVRVLDGVGFEAEAGEVIGVLGPNGSGKTTLLKCMNKALKPKLGSVLVDDREVSDLTRKEIAREMGVVPQNSGVNFPFTALEIVLMGRGPSLGRFQTEGDEDLRIVKRSMKATDVLELAARPMTELSGGEKQRVIIARALAQCPKILLLDEPTLHLDVNHQLEIMDIVRHLAREQRLTVVMVSHDLNLAARYCDKLILLLEGKVLAAGKVEEVLTSENMERVFKIRGSVQYDGNVNTWTVSILGALPRQNEIGGDSD, from the coding sequence GTGGTAGCCACGCGCCTCAAGGTCCAAGGGGTGGAGTTCGGGTACAAGAGCGTTCGCGTTCTGGACGGAGTGGGTTTCGAGGCCGAGGCGGGCGAAGTGATCGGCGTCCTCGGTCCGAACGGTTCGGGCAAGACCACGCTTCTAAAGTGCATGAACAAGGCGCTCAAGCCGAAACTGGGCTCGGTACTGGTGGACGATCGGGAAGTATCTGACCTAACGAGGAAGGAGATCGCGAGGGAGATGGGCGTAGTGCCGCAGAACAGCGGCGTGAACTTCCCCTTCACCGCCCTGGAGATCGTGCTCATGGGAAGGGGTCCGAGCCTTGGGCGCTTCCAGACCGAGGGCGATGAGGACCTGAGAATCGTTAAGAGGTCCATGAAGGCGACGGACGTGCTGGAGCTCGCCGCCCGGCCCATGACCGAGCTCAGTGGGGGCGAGAAGCAGCGGGTGATCATCGCCCGAGCGCTCGCGCAATGCCCGAAAATATTGCTGTTGGATGAGCCGACACTGCATCTGGATGTGAACCATCAACTGGAGATCATGGACATCGTCCGGCACCTGGCCAGGGAACAGCGCCTCACCGTGGTGATGGTCTCCCATGACCTGAACCTGGCGGCGCGCTATTGCGACAAGCTCATCCTTCTCCTAGAGGGAAAGGTCCTGGCGGCGGGGAAGGTGGAGGAGGTGCTCACCAGCGAGAACATGGAGCGCGTCTTCAAGATCCGCGGGTCGGTGCAGTACGACGGGAACGTCAATACCTGGACCGTGAGCATCCTCGGGGCGCTGCCCCGCCAAAATGAGATCGGCGGGGACAGTGATTAA
- a CDS encoding thiamine pyrophosphate-dependent enzyme: MTVTSLKLLSEREDRYVEGHRLCAGCAEPIIARQILMATDKPVVVSNATGCFEVSSSIYPYTSWNVPWIHSAFENAAPTIGGVEAAYNALKRKGKITEDIRFLSFGGDGATYDIGFQAISGAIERGSHFLYVCLNNEAYMNTGIQRSGATMRGAQTTTSPAGKCVPGKKEFPKDLTKIIIAHDLPYAAQASPHNYKDMIEKAAKGFEANGPAFINVVAPCPRGWRFDSAKTIEISKLAVETCIWPLYEFENGTWRLTGESKRIAGGDRKKLPVSDWLKSQGRFSHLTKEKWSYVAEEIQANVDKKWEELLKLCKQ, from the coding sequence GTGACCGTCACCAGCCTCAAGTTGCTCTCCGAGCGTGAGGACCGCTATGTGGAAGGCCACCGCCTATGCGCTGGCTGCGCAGAGCCGATCATCGCTCGGCAGATACTCATGGCCACGGACAAGCCCGTGGTGGTGTCGAACGCCACCGGTTGCTTCGAGGTCTCTTCCAGCATCTATCCCTACACCTCGTGGAACGTGCCCTGGATACACAGCGCCTTTGAGAACGCCGCCCCGACCATCGGAGGGGTGGAAGCGGCATACAACGCCCTCAAGCGGAAGGGAAAGATCACCGAGGACATCCGCTTCCTATCCTTCGGCGGCGATGGGGCGACCTACGACATAGGCTTCCAGGCGATCTCCGGAGCGATAGAGAGGGGTAGCCACTTCCTGTACGTATGCCTGAACAACGAGGCCTACATGAACACCGGCATACAGAGGTCCGGCGCCACCATGAGGGGAGCGCAGACCACCACCAGTCCAGCCGGTAAGTGCGTTCCAGGGAAGAAGGAGTTCCCCAAGGACCTGACCAAGATCATCATCGCCCACGATCTTCCCTATGCTGCCCAAGCCTCGCCGCACAATTACAAGGACATGATCGAGAAGGCGGCCAAGGGCTTCGAGGCCAACGGACCGGCATTCATAAATGTGGTCGCACCCTGTCCGCGCGGCTGGCGCTTCGACTCCGCCAAGACCATCGAGATCTCTAAGCTGGCGGTGGAGACGTGCATCTGGCCGCTGTACGAGTTCGAGAACGGGACCTGGAGGCTGACGGGCGAGAGCAAGCGCATCGCCGGTGGGGACAGGAAGAAGCTGCCGGTGAGCGATTGGCTCAAGTCCCAAGGAAGGTTCAGCCATTTGACCAAGGAGAAGTGGTCCTATGTGGCCGAAGAGATACAGGCCAACGTGGACAAGAAATGGGAAGAACTCCTCAAGCTCTGCAAGCAGTGA
- a CDS encoding DUF6293 family protein, producing the protein MRVLYSTFGFDKAKVTRAMRALGHDRLVLITSEDNTFRDDFSEIERVCDIASTPMEVIIVDKFDLLQAFQKIADSIESRKKAREEVIVNVSGGTGLLSSAAMLAAFQTGVEAYHVDDRVVRLPVLRMPGMGERLDPRQVDVLLRLREGMRLGPDGRSMDRKDRFDVGVLLELKNLGLLRTSVRDGIEISLTDLGRYYRDWLIKARNA; encoded by the coding sequence ATGAGAGTGCTCTACTCGACCTTCGGCTTCGACAAGGCGAAGGTGACAAGGGCGATGAGGGCCCTCGGCCACGATCGTCTTGTGCTCATAACCAGCGAGGACAACACCTTTCGCGACGATTTCTCGGAGATCGAGCGGGTGTGCGATATCGCTTCCACGCCGATGGAGGTGATCATCGTGGACAAGTTCGACCTGTTGCAGGCTTTCCAGAAGATCGCCGACAGCATCGAAAGCAGGAAGAAGGCTAGGGAGGAAGTGATTGTCAATGTCAGCGGAGGCACCGGATTGCTCTCCTCCGCGGCCATGCTCGCCGCATTCCAGACGGGTGTGGAAGCCTATCATGTGGATGACCGGGTGGTCCGCCTCCCGGTGCTGAGGATGCCCGGAATGGGCGAGCGCCTCGATCCCAGACAGGTCGATGTGCTCCTGAGGCTTAGGGAAGGCATGCGCTTGGGACCGGACGGAAGGTCCATGGATCGAAAGGACAGGTTCGATGTCGGAGTTCTGCTTGAACTAAAGAACTTGGGACTGCTGCGAACCTCCGTCCGGGACGGCATCGAGATCTCCTTGACCGACCTGGGTAGGTACTATCGTGACTGGCTGATCAAGGCCAGGAACGCTTGA
- a CDS encoding CBS domain-containing protein, with translation MEERKLRVADYMIREVVSIPADFTVEQAVDNLIHTEFHGMPVTENGRLVGFVTAKELLRNIDRPQAKVRDIIRRGTYSVNTEMDLDDAARVLFRYGLRNVPVVNDKDELIGIISNLDIVRSHIERATPNKVLMIKTFLEKKHGIHIDVKRRVIPIEELRPTQHEVFADELLGRKEEIKRGLVEPLIVIQRRDHYLLVDGHHRVMAARQMGVRQFSAVVLEPERDVDLGMEKSADIRGLHTMDDVKIIDGSHHPLVEITTRLLKDEGR, from the coding sequence ATGGAGGAGCGCAAGCTGAGGGTCGCGGACTACATGATCCGCGAGGTGGTCTCTATCCCCGCCGATTTCACCGTGGAGCAGGCGGTCGACAATCTCATCCACACCGAGTTCCACGGCATGCCCGTCACGGAGAACGGCCGGTTGGTCGGGTTCGTGACCGCCAAGGAGCTGCTGCGCAACATCGACCGGCCGCAGGCGAAGGTGCGGGATATTATCCGCCGGGGCACCTATTCCGTCAATACCGAAATGGACCTGGACGACGCAGCCAGGGTACTGTTCCGCTACGGTCTGCGCAACGTGCCGGTCGTGAACGACAAAGATGAGCTCATCGGCATCATCTCCAATCTGGACATCGTCCGCTCCCACATCGAGCGGGCGACCCCGAACAAAGTGCTCATGATCAAGACCTTCCTGGAGAAGAAGCACGGCATCCACATCGACGTGAAGCGGAGGGTCATACCGATCGAGGAGCTCCGCCCGACGCAGCACGAGGTCTTCGCCGATGAGCTGCTCGGTCGCAAGGAAGAGATTAAGCGCGGACTTGTGGAACCGCTCATTGTCATCCAGAGGAGAGATCACTACCTGTTGGTAGACGGTCATCATCGCGTCATGGCGGCGAGGCAGATGGGAGTGCGGCAGTTCTCCGCCGTCGTCTTAGAGCCGGAACGGGACGTGGACCTGGGCATGGAGAAGTCCGCGGACATCCGCGGGCTGCACACCATGGATGACGTCAAGATCATCGACGGCTCGCACCATCCTTTGGTGGAGATCACCACGCGGCTGCTGAAGGACGAAGGGCGCTGA
- a CDS encoding iron chelate uptake ABC transporter family permease subunit: MPSIEELHQKKLALWTLVLVVLIGGLVVASIIGICVGAISISPGKVFAILTGQITDPSDPDVTIIRMVRLPRVLLGAVVGAALSIAGVAMQGVFRNPMASPSVLGISSGAAFGASLAIVLGFSFVSGQFAIPVMAFVFCMATMFLVYGISRTGGIVPVETLLLAGIAVGSLFAALVSFMQFIAEEKLSSVVFWLMGGLNQATWGQLMVVTPLIALGSLIIFWHARDLNLMTIGEDHASSLGVETQKVILRLMVATSLVVAAAVSVSGVIGFVGLIIPHMIRLMVGPDHRILMPASILAGASFMIVTDALARILMAPSEMPVGILTALIGAPFFLYLLRRRRHMMGW; this comes from the coding sequence GTGCCGAGCATCGAGGAGTTGCACCAGAAGAAGCTCGCCTTGTGGACCCTGGTCCTGGTAGTGCTGATCGGCGGCCTAGTGGTCGCTTCCATCATCGGCATCTGCGTGGGGGCGATAAGCATCTCGCCGGGAAAGGTCTTCGCGATCCTAACCGGACAGATAACGGATCCTTCGGACCCAGACGTTACAATAATCAGAATGGTCCGATTGCCAAGGGTATTGCTCGGTGCGGTCGTGGGCGCAGCCCTGTCGATCGCAGGGGTGGCCATGCAGGGCGTGTTCCGCAATCCGATGGCCTCGCCATCAGTGTTGGGCATTTCATCGGGGGCGGCGTTCGGGGCGTCCCTGGCCATCGTTTTGGGGTTCAGCTTCGTCAGCGGCCAGTTCGCCATACCCGTGATGGCCTTCGTTTTCTGCATGGCCACCATGTTCCTGGTCTATGGCATCTCCCGCACCGGGGGAATAGTACCGGTGGAAACGCTCCTGCTCGCCGGGATCGCGGTGGGCTCGCTATTCGCCGCCCTGGTCTCCTTCATGCAATTCATCGCTGAGGAGAAGCTCAGCTCAGTCGTCTTCTGGCTCATGGGCGGTCTCAACCAGGCGACGTGGGGTCAGCTCATGGTCGTCACTCCCCTCATCGCTCTCGGTTCCCTGATAATATTCTGGCATGCCAGAGATCTCAATCTCATGACCATCGGCGAGGACCACGCCTCCAGCCTTGGCGTGGAGACCCAGAAGGTGATCCTTAGGCTGATGGTCGCTACCTCCCTGGTAGTTGCTGCCGCCGTTTCCGTCTCGGGGGTCATCGGCTTCGTCGGGTTGATCATTCCGCACATGATCCGCCTGATGGTCGGCCCGGACCACCGCATACTCATGCCTGCCTCGATACTGGCAGGAGCCTCGTTCATGATCGTCACGGATGCCCTCGCGAGGATCCTCATGGCACCTTCAGAAATGCCGGTGGGCATACTCACAGCACTAATCGGCGCTCCCTTCTTCCTCTACCTCCTGAGGAGAAGGCGGCACATGATGGGGTGGTAG
- a CDS encoding MarR family transcriptional regulator yields MVAVLGTLGFRPESLMPTLKSCDDLSEVVVFVSEHPDSAKAAARIKEYCQTLDIRFRLITLQDAFDLLHIAEIIKAEVRKVKNEGERIAVFNIAGGTRLMSAAALLVCIVQGLNSAYVHDDTLKEIPLPLLQMEYSSVLTPAQRNLLQMLLQSENGRMSQGELAEKMGLHKATINHHIKELLDKGAIHLEPKPGDRRTKIIKVEESMRLLLG; encoded by the coding sequence ATGGTAGCTGTCCTCGGTACCCTCGGTTTCCGCCCGGAATCGCTCATGCCCACGCTGAAGTCCTGCGATGACCTGAGCGAGGTGGTGGTGTTCGTTAGCGAGCATCCCGATTCCGCCAAGGCGGCGGCCAGGATCAAGGAGTATTGCCAGACCCTGGACATCCGCTTCCGCCTCATCACCCTTCAGGACGCTTTCGACCTGTTGCACATCGCCGAGATCATCAAGGCGGAGGTGCGCAAGGTCAAGAACGAGGGCGAGAGGATCGCTGTCTTCAACATCGCAGGCGGAACGAGGCTGATGAGCGCCGCCGCTCTGCTGGTGTGCATCGTGCAAGGGCTGAACTCGGCCTATGTGCACGATGACACTCTGAAGGAGATACCCCTGCCGCTGCTGCAGATGGAGTACTCGTCCGTGCTCACGCCCGCCCAACGCAACCTGCTCCAGATGCTCTTGCAGAGCGAGAACGGGAGGATGTCGCAGGGCGAGCTGGCGGAGAAGATGGGGTTACACAAGGCCACTATCAACCACCACATCAAGGAGCTACTGGACAAGGGGGCTATCCATCTGGAACCGAAACCTGGCGACCGACGCACCAAGATCATCAAGGTGGAGGAGTCGATGCGCCTTCTGCTGGGGTGA
- the ppsA gene encoding phosphoenolpyruvate synthase, producing MKRIMSIAELGVNDIPIAGGKAANLGELTSAGFDVPSGFVLTTVAYDYFLEKNGLTSEIEALMQKVDVTSESSLQETSIKIRKAFEDAKVPDDLRFEVLKEFHSMFESKKKLGLVAVRSSATAEDLPTASFAGQQDTFLNIGDPDDLIDKVRKCWSSLYTPRAIAYRHSKGFEHSVVKLAVVVQKMINSEVAGIMFTVDPNSELPHIIVEAGYGLGESIVGGKVTPDTYVVDKFHTKIISKRISKQTWKLVRGKTGETIKQNVPANIAEAQKLSDEQILEIADVGNQIELHYNKPMDIEWCLEDGNFYVVQARPVTTLSANGKAGKANGMKGKEAKPEEKQAIKVLLKGLAASPGVVSGPVRVLKEDESLDVVKKGDVLVTVMTSPDMVPAMTRAAAIVTDEGGMTCHAAIVARELGTPCIVGTREATEKLSDGMLITVDGTRGLVFEGAEEKTAENAPMMMAAASVPVTGTKIMLNVGIPHKAEEYSKLPVSGVGLMRIEFLFTSFVQEHPQAMMEKGRSQELVDKLAEGIGIVGKAFFPRPIILRLSDFKTNEYRSMPGGEKFEPQEANPMIGWRGCSRYVSPQYREAFKLELQAVKKAREEMNLKNIWVMLPFVRTIQEVKDINCMMDEIGLRRGPDFKLYLMAEVPVIIFMAEEFCDVCDGFSIGSNDLTQLIMGADRDSEILGKMGYFDERYDAIKRAIKMLIDAAHKKGVPVGICGQAPSVYPEFTEFLVRAGIDSISLNPDTVINTIPMVASTEQRIILESIRKQ from the coding sequence ATGAAGAGGATAATGAGCATCGCAGAACTGGGAGTCAATGATATTCCCATTGCCGGTGGAAAGGCCGCGAACCTGGGGGAGCTTACTTCTGCGGGATTCGACGTCCCGAGCGGATTCGTGCTCACCACCGTAGCCTATGACTACTTCCTGGAGAAGAACGGGCTGACCAGCGAGATCGAGGCTTTGATGCAGAAAGTGGACGTCACCTCGGAGAGCTCGTTGCAGGAGACCTCGATCAAGATCCGCAAGGCCTTCGAGGATGCCAAGGTCCCGGACGACCTCCGCTTCGAGGTCCTGAAGGAATTCCACTCCATGTTCGAAAGCAAGAAGAAGCTTGGCCTGGTGGCAGTGAGGTCGAGCGCCACCGCCGAGGACCTGCCGACGGCGAGCTTCGCGGGCCAACAGGACACTTTCCTCAACATCGGGGACCCAGACGACCTCATCGACAAGGTAAGGAAGTGCTGGTCCTCGCTCTATACGCCCCGGGCCATCGCCTACCGCCACTCCAAGGGCTTCGAGCACTCGGTGGTGAAGCTGGCAGTGGTGGTGCAGAAGATGATCAATTCAGAGGTCGCCGGCATCATGTTCACCGTAGATCCAAACTCCGAGCTTCCGCACATCATCGTGGAGGCTGGCTATGGATTGGGCGAGTCCATCGTGGGCGGCAAGGTCACCCCTGACACCTATGTGGTGGACAAGTTCCACACCAAGATCATCAGCAAGAGGATCTCGAAGCAGACCTGGAAACTGGTCCGCGGGAAGACCGGAGAAACGATCAAGCAGAACGTCCCCGCCAATATCGCGGAGGCGCAGAAGCTCAGCGACGAGCAAATTCTGGAGATCGCGGACGTGGGGAACCAGATCGAACTACATTACAACAAGCCGATGGACATCGAATGGTGCCTGGAGGATGGAAATTTCTACGTCGTGCAGGCAAGGCCTGTGACGACCCTCAGCGCGAACGGAAAGGCAGGGAAGGCGAACGGCATGAAGGGCAAGGAAGCGAAGCCAGAGGAGAAGCAGGCGATCAAAGTCCTACTGAAGGGATTGGCGGCCAGCCCGGGAGTGGTCTCCGGACCGGTCCGCGTACTGAAGGAGGATGAGAGCCTGGATGTGGTCAAGAAGGGCGATGTGCTGGTGACGGTCATGACCTCGCCGGACATGGTGCCCGCCATGACCAGAGCCGCGGCCATCGTCACCGACGAGGGAGGCATGACCTGCCACGCGGCTATCGTGGCGCGCGAGCTAGGCACTCCCTGCATTGTCGGGACCAGGGAGGCGACCGAGAAATTGAGCGACGGCATGCTCATCACCGTCGACGGAACTCGCGGCCTGGTGTTCGAGGGAGCGGAGGAGAAGACGGCTGAGAACGCCCCTATGATGATGGCGGCAGCGAGCGTCCCAGTCACCGGCACCAAGATCATGCTCAACGTGGGCATCCCCCACAAGGCGGAGGAATACTCCAAGCTTCCTGTCTCCGGGGTAGGGCTGATGCGCATCGAGTTCCTCTTCACCTCCTTCGTGCAGGAGCACCCCCAGGCCATGATGGAGAAAGGCCGATCACAAGAACTGGTGGACAAGTTGGCGGAGGGCATCGGAATCGTGGGAAAGGCGTTCTTCCCCCGCCCGATCATATTGCGCCTATCGGACTTCAAGACCAACGAGTACCGCTCCATGCCTGGCGGTGAGAAATTCGAGCCGCAGGAGGCCAACCCCATGATCGGATGGCGGGGCTGCTCCCGCTACGTCTCGCCTCAATACCGGGAAGCGTTCAAGCTGGAGCTGCAGGCGGTGAAGAAGGCGCGCGAGGAGATGAACCTGAAGAACATCTGGGTCATGCTGCCCTTCGTGCGCACCATCCAGGAGGTCAAGGACATCAACTGCATGATGGACGAGATCGGCCTCCGCCGGGGACCGGACTTCAAGCTCTACCTCATGGCCGAGGTGCCGGTCATCATCTTCATGGCCGAGGAGTTCTGCGACGTCTGCGACGGCTTCTCGATCGGCTCCAATGACCTAACGCAGCTGATTATGGGCGCGGACCGGGACTCCGAGATCCTGGGCAAGATGGGGTACTTCGACGAGCGCTACGACGCCATCAAACGCGCCATCAAGATGCTCATCGACGCGGCACACAAGAAAGGCGTACCGGTCGGCATCTGCGGCCAAGCTCCGTCCGTGTACCCGGAGTTCACCGAGTTCCTGGTTCGGGCGGGCATTGACAGCATCAGCCTCAACCCGGACACGGTCATCAACACCATCCCCATGGTGGCGTCCACGGAGCAGAGGATCATCCTCGAGTCGATAAGAAAGCAATGA
- a CDS encoding 2-oxoacid:acceptor oxidoreductase family protein, with the protein MSTVEIRWHGRGGQGVVTANEILAGAALREGKYIKAFPEFGPERMGAPIRAFARISDSPINVHSQVYYPDYVVVLDPTLLSSPMIREGLKDKGALIANYGEGNAKLHALLDNGFSVHSVNATKISMEEIGKPMANTAMLGAFVRISKLVDIKTVTSELAAKFAGKLNQEVINKNVRAVERAYEEVQ; encoded by the coding sequence TTGAGCACGGTCGAGATCCGATGGCACGGCAGGGGTGGCCAAGGTGTGGTGACTGCGAATGAGATCCTGGCGGGAGCGGCCTTGCGCGAAGGAAAATACATCAAGGCCTTCCCGGAGTTCGGGCCAGAAAGGATGGGAGCGCCCATCCGGGCGTTCGCGCGCATCTCCGACAGCCCCATCAACGTGCACAGCCAGGTGTACTATCCCGACTATGTGGTGGTCTTGGACCCGACCCTCCTGAGCAGCCCCATGATCAGAGAGGGGCTGAAGGATAAGGGGGCATTGATTGCCAACTATGGCGAAGGAAATGCCAAGTTGCACGCCCTTCTGGACAACGGCTTCTCCGTCCACTCGGTGAACGCCACCAAGATATCTATGGAGGAGATCGGCAAGCCCATGGCCAACACGGCCATGCTGGGCGCTTTCGTCCGCATCTCCAAGTTGGTAGACATCAAGACGGTGACCTCGGAGCTGGCGGCCAAGTTCGCTGGCAAGCTCAACCAAGAGGTCATCAACAAGAACGTGCGGGCGGTCGAGCGGGCGTATGAGGAGGTGCAGTGA
- a CDS encoding acetoin utilization protein AcuC, which produces MTGGRTAFLWNDEFLKYSFGEEHPFQPVRYKMTMDLLQGLGIFDDTAVKVIADSATEEDLCLVHTREHVDFVKEMSERGEGVLDRGDTPATKELFKGSLAAVGATLRGMEGIVKGEFEHAFNLAGGLHHAAPRRSAGFCVFNDMAVAVRRLQKEHGVERVAIIDIDGHHGDGTQATFYAEKVLTISLHRHGRAIYPGTGRLEEVGERDGRGYSINVPLPCATGDRTYLEAYRRVVAPALESYEPEFIIHQFGVDGHYTDPLVGLGLTTHAYQELASITHGLAHKHCDGRYLVVGGGGYNLDAVPRCWSVMFCTISGCYPADMNKFEALHDAHAPAEPDDVAQMVRERVDRIVYDALPLIRGR; this is translated from the coding sequence ATGACCGGAGGGCGGACCGCGTTCCTGTGGAACGACGAATTCCTCAAGTACTCCTTCGGAGAGGAGCATCCATTCCAACCGGTGCGGTACAAGATGACCATGGACCTGCTCCAGGGTCTGGGGATCTTCGACGACACCGCTGTCAAGGTGATAGCGGATTCGGCCACCGAAGAGGATCTGTGCCTGGTGCATACGCGGGAGCACGTCGATTTCGTCAAGGAGATGAGCGAGCGCGGCGAAGGCGTCCTGGACAGGGGCGATACTCCGGCGACCAAGGAGCTGTTCAAAGGCAGCTTGGCGGCGGTCGGGGCCACCCTCAGGGGCATGGAAGGCATCGTTAAAGGGGAGTTCGAGCACGCCTTCAACTTGGCGGGGGGGCTGCATCACGCCGCTCCGAGAAGGTCCGCAGGCTTCTGCGTTTTCAACGACATGGCGGTGGCCGTACGCCGACTGCAGAAAGAGCATGGGGTGGAGCGGGTCGCCATCATCGACATCGACGGCCATCATGGGGACGGAACCCAGGCCACGTTCTACGCCGAGAAGGTGCTTACCATCTCCCTGCACCGCCACGGTCGAGCCATATACCCTGGCACAGGGAGATTGGAGGAGGTGGGAGAGCGGGACGGAAGAGGATATTCTATCAACGTGCCTCTTCCCTGCGCCACGGGAGACCGCACCTACCTGGAGGCGTATCGCCGAGTGGTGGCGCCTGCATTGGAGAGCTACGAGCCGGAGTTCATCATCCATCAGTTCGGGGTGGACGGGCACTACACCGACCCTCTGGTCGGGCTGGGGCTGACGACTCATGCCTATCAAGAGTTGGCCTCGATCACTCACGGCTTGGCGCATAAGCACTGCGACGGCCGCTACCTGGTGGTGGGCGGGGGAGGCTACAATCTGGATGCCGTTCCTCGCTGCTGGAGCGTCATGTTCTGCACCATCTCTGGCTGCTATCCCGCTGACATGAACAAGTTCGAGGCGCTGCATGATGCGCATGCTCCAGCGGAGCCGGACGACGTGGCGCAGATGGTACGCGAGAGAGTGGACCGGATCGTCTACGACGCGCTGCCGCTCATTCGCGGTCGATGA